A portion of the Granulosicoccus antarcticus IMCC3135 genome contains these proteins:
- a CDS encoding response regulator produces the protein MHIEHTDESSTQRRPNVCLIDDDDIMLSLFTRIIQRSGCDVEAAKGPKEAMAALSSTTFDLVICDLRMPDMSDGEELLGIIHKSFPQLSIVMMSCDVPSEVHERLIAAGASDCVTKPITVATVSTLINTLNNPELCRLPDAS, from the coding sequence ATGCATATTGAACACACTGATGAGAGTTCGACTCAACGACGTCCAAACGTTTGCCTGATTGACGATGACGACATCATGCTGTCGCTTTTTACACGCATCATTCAACGTAGTGGTTGTGATGTAGAGGCCGCCAAAGGCCCCAAAGAGGCAATGGCAGCCCTTTCATCAACCACCTTTGATCTGGTCATCTGCGACCTCAGAATGCCCGACATGAGTGACGGCGAAGAACTACTGGGCATCATCCATAAATCATTTCCGCAGCTCTCGATTGTCATGATGTCCTGTGATGTACCCAGTGAGGTCCATGAACGACTCATCGCAGCAGGTGCCAGCGACTGCGTCACCAAGCCCATAACCGTTGCGACAGTGTCGACTCTGATCAACACTCTGAACAATCCTGAGTTATGCCGCTTGCCTGATGCTTCCTGA
- a CDS encoding CHASE domain-containing protein — MSEFSARKLFIPVGIFILLGTMTVVGWHFARETLESQSRGRFELETNYLQDQIQSRFDTYAQVLRGGVGLFYGSEYVNRREWYHYVNGLNLPKYFPGIQGVGFSEWIGSSRDLVSHEKRMVAQGFPDYSVTPAGNRDEYTAVVFLEPFDYRNKKAFGFDMYSEDTRRLAMERARDSGEAALSGKLELVQEISSNKQAGFLLYLPVYSTDETPTTVSKRRTNLSGFVYSAFRANDLMKGILLPGFSTISFQIYDKSSEFEKSILYDGEVQLQFDRQGVPPQFQASRILQIAGRPWHIKYSSTPLFTKTTDSVLPWVLLAAGFTLSLLLSIVAWMLLSARRRVEQRTVELRKQEDINSVLLENLAGGVAACDANHKGIIFNKKSREWFGVPSGTPDDLIEAGRTTLFEKDGVTQIQPGKSPLLRAAAGEIIRDEEICIISVGQPLRYVLATGGPLPDRDGRKSGAVISLRDITEHKYALENIKRQQNFLRDVIDNIPNLINARDRNGNYVLANKAYSEIVYGISPEELIANGSMEMLNGLSDDDSERRENLVVIDEGTELNSVRQKSAFNGEMHWFSIGKLPIGSNESSELIVLTVATDITQLKVSEDRVKTMNLELESRVLQRTTSLEEANQQLEIAKQLAENANLAKSSFLAAMSHEIRTPMNGVVGMVEVLMNESLDVELRKSLQMVLDSAFSLLGIIDDILDFSKIEAGHFELEKTEVNLTELVENVTRATVPLARKSHVTLTLYIDPEMPECVLTDITRIRQVMTNLIGNAIKFSGNQVDRQGQVKVRAAVKQSQPLILQLDVLDNGVGMSSDTVEHIFESFVQAESSITRRFGGSGLGLAICKRIVAIMEGEILVESELGRGSRFTVMLPLEALPDKESTGSDKALDGVSCILIDSDEYDTSDITVYLESDRASVHRVDDFLAAVETVATLGSPVVILHSAAHLKQSDIGSEWSLPADTGHVVLSSNESTLGIDMRRVSLIYGEHNNYISAVVVDYNALRRSTLIEAVAISIGRASPGILHAHAEASMTVEQVPLSVEEAMAAGSLILVVEDDSVNRMVVQRQLKLLGFTADFANNGKQALKMWRDRQYGLVLTDLHMPVMDGYSLTRAIRKEESKGSRIPIVALTANAMSGEPKRAADAGVDGYLTKPLQLYTLKDAVDRHLVCSEGVVIEQAEAIQFNTGEIKEFDPKVLPRLLGQDREIIVECLEEFLISLGKVGDELVNSIRQGDWVSVDQLAHRLKSSSLSVGALEVWSQCKAVESDRVDGVDMLAAGHADMLSQTIERTNAVITEYIAENLSDKPILKAS; from the coding sequence ATGTCAGAATTCAGTGCCCGAAAACTGTTTATACCGGTGGGTATATTCATCCTGCTAGGTACCATGACAGTCGTTGGTTGGCATTTTGCTCGTGAAACGCTTGAAAGCCAGTCTCGCGGGCGGTTCGAGCTGGAAACCAACTATCTTCAAGATCAGATACAGTCGCGCTTTGATACCTATGCTCAGGTTTTGCGTGGTGGAGTCGGGTTGTTCTACGGTTCCGAGTACGTCAATCGTCGCGAGTGGTATCACTATGTCAATGGATTGAATCTTCCCAAATATTTTCCGGGCATTCAGGGGGTTGGATTCAGTGAGTGGATAGGATCGAGCAGAGATCTCGTCTCACATGAGAAACGGATGGTGGCCCAGGGGTTTCCGGACTACTCGGTAACACCTGCCGGGAATCGTGACGAATATACCGCAGTGGTTTTTCTGGAGCCGTTTGACTACAGGAACAAAAAGGCTTTTGGGTTCGACATGTATTCAGAAGATACACGTCGTTTGGCGATGGAGCGTGCAAGAGATAGTGGTGAGGCTGCCTTGTCAGGCAAGCTTGAGCTAGTGCAGGAAATATCGTCGAACAAGCAGGCTGGTTTTCTGCTCTACCTGCCGGTGTATTCAACCGACGAAACACCCACGACAGTCTCTAAGAGACGCACTAACTTGTCGGGTTTTGTTTACAGCGCCTTTCGTGCCAATGACCTGATGAAGGGCATATTACTGCCCGGTTTTTCAACGATCAGCTTTCAGATATACGACAAATCATCAGAGTTTGAAAAATCCATCCTCTATGACGGAGAGGTACAACTCCAGTTTGATCGTCAAGGTGTTCCACCTCAATTTCAAGCCTCCAGGATACTTCAGATCGCAGGTCGACCCTGGCATATCAAATACTCATCAACCCCGTTGTTCACGAAAACGACTGACTCTGTGCTTCCCTGGGTATTACTGGCAGCTGGTTTTACTCTGAGTCTGCTGTTATCTATTGTTGCGTGGATGCTACTGTCAGCCAGAAGGAGGGTGGAGCAAAGAACGGTTGAGCTACGCAAACAGGAAGATATAAATTCGGTACTTCTGGAAAATCTGGCGGGTGGTGTGGCAGCCTGCGATGCGAATCACAAGGGCATCATTTTCAACAAGAAATCGCGGGAGTGGTTTGGCGTGCCGTCTGGCACTCCTGATGATCTGATTGAAGCGGGGCGAACCACGCTATTCGAAAAGGATGGGGTGACGCAGATTCAACCCGGCAAAAGCCCTCTCTTGCGAGCGGCTGCAGGAGAGATAATAAGGGATGAAGAGATCTGCATTATTTCAGTGGGGCAGCCGCTACGATACGTGCTCGCGACCGGTGGGCCGTTGCCAGACAGGGATGGTCGGAAATCAGGTGCTGTTATTTCACTGCGGGACATAACCGAGCATAAATACGCGCTGGAAAATATCAAGCGACAGCAGAACTTTCTGCGCGATGTTATTGATAATATCCCGAACCTGATCAATGCCAGAGATCGAAATGGAAATTATGTATTGGCCAACAAGGCGTATTCCGAGATTGTTTATGGAATATCGCCAGAGGAATTGATCGCCAATGGCAGTATGGAGATGCTGAACGGGCTTTCGGACGATGATAGTGAAAGACGCGAAAATCTGGTCGTCATTGATGAAGGCACCGAGCTGAATTCAGTCAGGCAGAAGTCGGCGTTCAATGGAGAAATGCACTGGTTCAGTATTGGCAAACTACCCATAGGATCCAACGAGAGTTCTGAGCTGATTGTACTGACTGTTGCTACTGATATCACTCAATTGAAGGTCAGCGAAGATCGGGTCAAGACCATGAATTTGGAACTTGAAAGCCGGGTTTTGCAAAGAACTACAAGTCTGGAGGAAGCTAATCAGCAATTGGAGATTGCCAAGCAGCTGGCTGAGAATGCCAACCTTGCAAAGTCATCCTTTCTTGCAGCGATGAGTCATGAGATTCGAACTCCCATGAATGGTGTCGTGGGGATGGTCGAAGTGCTGATGAACGAATCGCTGGATGTGGAGCTGAGGAAATCCCTGCAAATGGTGCTGGACTCGGCATTCTCCTTGTTGGGAATAATTGACGATATCCTGGATTTTTCGAAAATTGAAGCAGGCCACTTCGAGCTGGAAAAAACAGAAGTCAATCTGACCGAACTGGTAGAGAATGTCACCCGAGCGACGGTGCCGCTGGCAAGAAAGAGCCATGTCACATTGACTTTGTATATCGACCCGGAGATGCCAGAGTGCGTGTTGACAGATATCACTCGTATTCGTCAGGTGATGACCAACCTGATTGGTAACGCGATCAAATTCAGCGGCAACCAGGTTGATCGGCAAGGGCAGGTGAAGGTGCGGGCAGCTGTGAAGCAGAGCCAGCCCCTGATCCTTCAGCTGGATGTCCTGGACAATGGTGTTGGCATGTCCTCTGATACCGTTGAGCATATCTTTGAATCCTTTGTGCAGGCGGAATCATCCATCACACGGCGCTTCGGCGGATCCGGTCTTGGGCTTGCGATATGTAAGCGGATAGTTGCCATCATGGAAGGCGAGATATTGGTGGAAAGTGAGCTGGGTCGGGGGTCCAGATTCACCGTCATGTTGCCGCTGGAGGCGTTGCCTGACAAGGAATCAACTGGCAGTGACAAAGCTCTGGATGGCGTCAGCTGTATTCTGATTGACTCTGATGAATACGACACCTCGGATATCACGGTGTACCTGGAATCTGACAGGGCAAGCGTACATCGTGTGGATGATTTTCTGGCGGCTGTCGAAACAGTGGCAACGCTGGGTAGTCCGGTTGTGATTCTGCATTCAGCCGCACATTTGAAGCAATCGGACATCGGTTCGGAATGGTCCTTGCCCGCTGATACGGGTCATGTAGTGCTCAGTAGTAACGAGAGCACTCTGGGGATTGATATGAGGCGCGTATCCCTGATCTACGGGGAGCACAACAACTACATCAGTGCGGTTGTGGTCGACTACAATGCGCTGCGAAGAAGTACTCTGATAGAGGCAGTTGCGATCTCCATAGGTCGCGCTTCACCTGGGATTCTGCATGCTCATGCTGAAGCGAGCATGACGGTGGAGCAGGTTCCTTTGTCTGTGGAAGAGGCCATGGCCGCAGGTAGTCTGATTCTGGTCGTCGAAGATGACTCGGTAAACCGGATGGTCGTGCAGCGACAGTTGAAATTGCTGGGCTTCACTGCCGATTTTGCCAACAACGGAAAGCAGGCATTGAAAATGTGGCGTGACCGGCAATACGGTCTGGTGTTGACAGACTTGCACATGCCCGTTATGGATGGCTATTCACTGACACGGGCTATCAGAAAGGAGGAATCAAAGGGCAGCCGAATTCCGATTGTCGCCTTGACGGCTAATGCGATGAGTGGCGAACCAAAACGAGCAGCCGATGCGGGTGTCGATGGATATTTGACCAAACCACTGCAGTTATACACCTTGAAAGATGCTGTTGATCGCCATCTGGTGTGTTCCGAGGGTGTGGTAATTGAGCAGGCGGAAGCGATTCAATTCAATACTGGCGAGATCAAGGAGTTTGATCCGAAGGTGCTGCCGCGTCTTTTAGGTCAGGATCGGGAGATC
- a CDS encoding multidrug effflux MFS transporter produces MTTQNTAKLPHPGLSFAAFVTLMAGFMALNGLAVDTMLPALPAIGDELGVTDPNDRQWVITAYFLGFGIFQLFYGPLSDRFGRRPVLLFGVSVYAFFSIVTVFVSTFDGVVVTRFLQGAGSAATRVLVVAIVRDCYSGRQMAKVMSLAFIIFLTVPVLAPAIGQGIMLFVSWHWIFLGLALFAVGLTAFAWVRLPETLHPEYRLPLSMKRVLTAFKVVTTTRQSIGYSIAMTLVLGPLFGYIASVQQIFADVFQVEALFTVYFAVTAISMAIASFVNSRVVERLGTRLVSHSAMCGMLVCALLGILLETLGYQNLYTFVVLQSAIMFCFGLTAPNFGSMAMEPVGHIAGTASSVQGCITTVGAAVLGFLIGQAFDGTTLPLIGAFALLSASAIVVVLITEGRLFQPLHEAPVER; encoded by the coding sequence ATGACTACCCAAAACACTGCCAAATTGCCACATCCCGGGCTTAGCTTTGCTGCGTTCGTGACTCTGATGGCAGGCTTCATGGCCCTCAACGGCTTGGCGGTGGACACCATGTTGCCAGCACTGCCGGCAATCGGAGATGAGCTGGGTGTTACGGATCCCAATGACAGGCAGTGGGTGATTACCGCCTATTTCCTTGGCTTCGGTATCTTTCAGCTGTTCTACGGTCCTTTGTCTGATCGCTTCGGACGTCGTCCGGTTTTGTTATTCGGTGTATCGGTCTACGCTTTTTTCAGCATTGTTACTGTCTTTGTCAGCACTTTCGATGGCGTTGTCGTTACGCGTTTTCTGCAGGGCGCCGGGTCGGCTGCGACCCGCGTGCTGGTGGTTGCCATTGTGCGTGATTGCTACTCGGGCAGGCAGATGGCCAAAGTCATGTCGCTGGCCTTCATCATCTTTCTGACTGTACCTGTGCTGGCGCCAGCCATTGGGCAAGGCATCATGCTGTTTGTTAGCTGGCACTGGATATTTCTGGGTCTGGCATTGTTTGCAGTTGGATTGACCGCATTTGCATGGGTGCGTCTGCCAGAAACTCTGCATCCTGAATATCGATTGCCTCTGTCGATGAAACGTGTACTGACTGCTTTTAAAGTGGTTACCACAACGCGGCAGTCCATCGGATATTCCATTGCCATGACACTGGTTCTGGGCCCCTTGTTTGGCTATATCGCGTCGGTACAGCAGATTTTTGCCGATGTATTCCAGGTAGAGGCACTGTTTACCGTCTATTTTGCAGTGACAGCCATCAGTATGGCGATAGCCTCCTTTGTCAATTCACGGGTTGTGGAGCGTCTGGGAACTCGCCTTGTATCTCATTCGGCAATGTGCGGGATGCTGGTATGTGCGTTGCTGGGAATTTTGCTGGAGACGCTGGGTTATCAGAATCTCTACACATTTGTCGTACTGCAGTCGGCCATCATGTTCTGTTTTGGACTGACAGCTCCCAATTTTGGATCCATGGCAATGGAGCCGGTAGGTCATATTGCGGGTACGGCATCATCGGTTCAAGGCTGTATCACAACGGTAGGAGCCGCGGTGCTGGGGTTTCTGATTGGTCAGGCCTTTGATGGCACAACCTTACCCCTGATCGGTGCCTTTGCCTTGCTCAGTGCATCAGCAATCGTTGTTGTGCTGATAACGGAAGGGCGGTTGTTTCAGCCGCTGCATGAGGCGCCCGTTGAGAGGTAG